The following are encoded in a window of Primulina eburnea isolate SZY01 chromosome 4, ASM2296580v1, whole genome shotgun sequence genomic DNA:
- the LOC140830742 gene encoding uncharacterized protein: MCSNGVEKLSGSMNQLSVTAGPSCEGSGGVKVTSFSQVSDDVTFHFQIIRLQKQIYVWIGCNSAKFGHLYAAGPTRQSDTIGVTSLIGGTSDNTGYGIARRLVLKTGLNIVLACNLPKNSPMLEVNAEKILMQKLISLGYTNPKT; this comes from the exons ATGTGTAGCAATGGCGTCGAGAAACTCAGCGGGAGCATGAATCAATTGAGCGTCACTGCTGGACCATCATGTGAAGGGTCTGGTGGCGTCAAAGTCACCTCCTTTTCTCAAGTGTCTGACGATGTTACCTTCCACTTTCAAATTATTCGTCTTCAGAAACAG ATTTATGTGTGGATTGGTTGCAATTCTGCAAAGTTTGGACACCTATATGCGGCTGGACCTACACGACAG AGTGATACAATTGGTGTGACCTCTCTAATTGGAGGGACTAGTGATAACACAGGATATGGCATCGCACGTCGATTAG TTCTAAAGACTGGTCTTAATATCGTACTCGCTTGTAATCTTCCAAAGAATAGCCCCATGCTTGAG GTAAATGCAGAGAAAATCTTGATGCAAAAGCTAATCAGCCTGGGATACACAAATCCAAAAACCTAA